One window of the Chloroflexota bacterium genome contains the following:
- a CDS encoding FtsQ-type POTRA domain-containing protein, which produces MKREATLPRAKQVREKRNTQGNQVARRKKTSGVRATLPPVMVRGGAPPPAQNSRAKAKRVKRRYDIALPAPGVEMRLPAVPAIRVGWRLVSFMFVLLLSGALYYLFTSPVYRVQDVEIAGGVYLSSDSISRMMLIYNQPIFLVEPQVIASQLVDTLDGLTSAAVTVSFPAQVTVTVEERAPVLVWELDGQTQWVDAQGFAFPPRGDASTLVRVVASTPPPAPIILDEVEETGESHPYMTPEMVTAILSIRNYAPDSVDLLYDGEHGFGWHDPHGWIVYFGMDDDNVKMKIAIYDTLLRHLNREGIQPAIISVEYLHAPFYRLEP; this is translated from the coding sequence ATGAAGCGTGAAGCAACTCTGCCGCGAGCCAAACAGGTTCGAGAAAAACGGAATACACAGGGCAATCAGGTTGCGCGCCGTAAAAAAACGTCGGGCGTTCGTGCCACGCTGCCTCCGGTGATGGTGCGAGGCGGCGCTCCACCTCCGGCACAGAATTCACGCGCCAAGGCTAAAAGAGTCAAGCGCCGCTATGATATTGCCCTGCCTGCGCCGGGCGTCGAGATGCGCCTGCCAGCGGTGCCGGCGATCAGGGTTGGTTGGCGTTTGGTATCTTTCATGTTTGTCTTGTTGCTTTCGGGTGCTTTATATTATTTATTTACTTCGCCTGTGTATCGAGTGCAAGATGTTGAAATTGCGGGCGGTGTGTATCTATCTTCTGATAGTATCAGCCGCATGATGTTGATTTACAACCAGCCAATTTTCCTTGTTGAACCTCAGGTGATTGCCAGCCAGTTGGTTGACACCCTCGATGGATTGACATCTGCCGCCGTTACGGTAAGTTTTCCTGCCCAGGTTACGGTGACGGTTGAAGAACGTGCTCCGGTGCTGGTTTGGGAGTTGGATGGTCAAACGCAGTGGGTCGATGCTCAGGGATTTGCGTTTCCCCCGCGCGGGGACGCAAGTACTTTGGTTCGGGTGGTCGCATCAACTCCCCCCCCTGCGCCGATCATCCTGGATGAGGTCGAAGAAACTGGCGAGTCACATCCCTATATGACACCGGAAATGGTCACGGCTATTTTGTCGATCAGAAATTATGCGCCGGATAGTGTTGATCTGCTCTATGATGGTGAACACGGATTTGGCTGGCACGATCCGCATGGTTGGATTGTATATTTTGGTATGGATGATGATAATGTGAAGATGAAAATCGCCATTTACGATACTTTGTTGCGGCATTTGAATCGAGAAGGTATTCAGCCTGCCATAATTAGTGTGGAGTATTTGCATGCTCCGTTTTATCGTTTGGAGCCTTAG